DNA from Osmerus mordax isolate fOsmMor3 chromosome 2, fOsmMor3.pri, whole genome shotgun sequence:
AATTCAAAGTAATTTAGATTATGTCACTGCACCCTTTAGAGAGGAAAGCATGAGTAATTAAAAATATTCTTCAATGAACCGGTGTGTTGCAGTTATTTATCTGCCAACCATTTCTGCATCTATTTGAAATTAAGTTGAAGTTAGGGATTCATATGGACTCTACTTGGCCTAATTTCCAATGTCTTTCTTGTAGGGGATGTACATCTTCATGCATGCTGTAAAAGGCACTCCATTTGAGACCCCAGACCAAGGCAAAGCCAGACTACTTACACATTGGGAGCACCTAGACTACGGCATGCAGTTTACATCATCCAGAAAATTCTTCACAATCTCCCCAATTATATTGTAGGTAGCCTGCCATGCAGAGTGCTCACACTTTAACCCATCTTTAAAAAATCTAATTGTGCTCAGTGGTTGTAATAGTATCGCAAAATCCAATAGAGAAGGTTTATATGAGCATAGTTAAGAAGTGGCTTAATAAATCTCCCTGATGAACTGTCCTTAGACATTCCCCCAActttgcctgtctttctgtaacCAAATATTTACATGCACAAATTATGTTATGAAAATGGTTTAACATTAAGATTTTTCTTTTAATAATTGATAACTGTTATTTCATCCTCAGATATTTCCTAGCAAGTTTCTACACAAAGTACGATACGACACACTTTGTCATAAACACTGCCTCACTTTTAAGTGTACTGATCCCCAAACTGCCACAACTACATGGAGTGCGAATATTTGGGATCAACAAGTATTAAGTGTTGAGGGCAGTAATGTGACTCATCTACAATGTAATTGCCACATGACAACAATAGTTTACCCTTTGTCCTACAGAAGTGGAAACTAAAAAGTTGTGTATGGTATGTATTGTCAACCCATGTTCAGGTTGGCTCAAGTGGGAATCATGAGAATGCTGTGCATTACTAATTtaagtttaaaaaaagtttaattCAGGTTTGCAAAGACCTGGGCTGGCCCAGGTTGCAGAGTTGAACATGTTTTTCTTCCAATTAGTTTTGAATAAATTCTCATTGAGAGACTTACTCTCTAATCTCAGACTGTAAGTCTCTCAACGTGACAGACTTACTTCTGTCATCATTTCTATCCATAAAAAAGTCATGTTTTTAAAGATAATTTGTTTATAAATGTTGGGCCCTATGGCTTTTTATTCATTGAAACTCATAGTGTCTTAGTACTGAAATACCATTGACTAACTGAAAGAGAAATCTCTATTTGCATGGTTTCCCTGTATGAATTATATCTCATTACTAAAATCAAATGGGGCTGGCTTTTCAGTGTGTATATTTTTTTGTGTAAACAGTGATGTCCTGATTCTTGTATGTGAAAGTGAAACTGATAAATGTCAAATGAATGTGCTGGTATTTGCTGATATTCTTGAAAAGCATATGTCTCTTATGCTACTACACAGTACAGTAAATCTGGCTGTGTCTGAGAATTGTTATTAGACCATATATTTGGCATGGCATCCATGCATATGCAGCCACATTCATCACTTGAAAAATATGTAGTCCTATGGCTaaatatgtgtggcggcctgcggaaccCGTcgagccataaaagatcgaaaatcgttttctgtcaaaattgagatttttgatgttttgtatagttaacaccctaaacttcattgtaatgtatatAAAGTATTTGATTACATATGAAAAACAGTTcatttcaacggtttttggatatgtcagctagcaagattttcaagccatgtcaaatcaaatactcagtttgcctgctcttttgagtgctacagcagccccaaacaactggTCAATGACGTCAGGCTGTTGAACtttaaaataacttgctgagaagttattaatgtagcctatacttaaactgacattcacaacgtgattacgaacaaaaggatttcctttccatattcgccacagaattagaatTAAACGGAGTGGAATTTTTAAATGCAGTTTTCTCccttatcactttttgacacaggtcaactttatacttcagttgtgataaagatatcatagtgatttaaacagaattgtattcaggagagtttgtagtttccaaatattTATAATACACAGAAAGTCAGatgttcacgatgtgaagggtttctgcaggccgccacacatctATTTTGTAAAGGCCTGCAGCAACTGTGTCATGTATCCCTAGAATATTATTTTCAACATGTTTGCAATTGATGGGATTAAAGGTTTAGTGGTGTAAGATTATTTATTCTTTCATTTTGAGGCCTATTTATTGATACTATTTAAACAAGAGCATTGACAGTCATCAAATCTCAGCAATGGCAGACCTGTTTTATTAGAAAACCTCTTACGTCCATAAGAAGGGACCTCACTTGTCTTCCAATTGGACATGCAACATGTCTCTATTTCACGGTTGGTTAAAGGCAGGATAGGTAAGTTTTGCAAACCTTGCAATTAAAGCTCAAGTTTGAAAggtttcaaaccaaaatatcccaccccctcccttcaaagccacttccCCATAACACATGCCTGACTACAGACGGGAGGGaagtagacagacaagtagctcATCCAATCATTTCATTCGGTCCAAATGCAGTCCAATCGTTAGTGCCGGTCTGACCTTAATGATTGGTCATGCTTATTACAGTCCTGTGATGCCCACAGATATTGGATTGATTAAATATTTCTATAAAGcctttagatttattggttgctatcaggatgtgaaatTTTCTTCAGCAAATATGAGAAAAAGTGCTTGTCAACATCACCTACCCTGTTTCTTTTCTAGAACGTATTATACGTTCCGTTCTCCATGTCGTAAACTCTAGGGGCGTGTCCTGTAAACCGAGAATATATAGGGGCATGATATTGAGGGTCAGGGCTATCAAATTTGTGTGATTGTTTTCAGCTGCCATATTTAGCAATGACCAACTATTCTTACACTGTATTGACGAGACACGTTTCATAACCACGTGAAGAGGGCCATCGTGTTCTAAACTTCAACCTTTGAGAAAAAAATAGGACACAATAAGACACCATTGTAAAACTGGTCTCACATTTAATGACTATGTAGTCTAGGTTACCAGCAATGCATGTCTTAAAACCTGATCATTCAGTTATACCTCTGAAGTTATTTTGGTGTGGCACACAGACTTATGTACATAAATCCTCACAGTGTTGTCTCATTACTCCTTTAAAAACCTCAAAACAATGATTCAGACCTTTTTGAGTATGGATTTTGTATTTAGTACCAAGTGCACCATCAGCAGAGGTTGTCCCATAAAAGACACGTCCTATGCGGGAATGAACCAGTGCCATGGCACACATAAGACAGGGCTCTCGCGTGACATATAGATCATATCCGGTACATATGTACTGCTGGTCACCCTTCTCTTCACTGGTCATATCTTGCTGGATTATGGAGGTTGGCGATATTTCATTATATAGATGTAAGGAATTGGAGCGTGTAAACTTGCAGGCAGGGTATTTTTCATAGATGTaggcccctcctccctgcttgcGAGCCACAagatcaatgcagaccatgacTGCATGATGAAATGGGTGATTGTTCCTTCGGCAGTCATGACCTACTGCTATGATGTTCTTTGTCTCACGATCAACCAGTacagcccccacagcctccATGCCACTCTCCTGTGCAATTTTGGCAGCTGCAACTGCAACTaccatgtgtgcatgcattcttATTTTCTGTGCATCTGTGAAAAGCTGTCCTTTCAGAGCCAAAGTTATCAGTTTGTCTTCATGGAAGGAGGTGGGCCAATGCTTGCCAACTTGCTCAAACTGATTTCTTGTTAAAGGAGCACATACTGgtaccctgactaggaaagggtCCCCTAAAGAATCATACCTAAATCTTTCTGCTGGCAACAAAGCTGATATGTCCATCTTCTTCCTACTGTCCGATACATCGCCAACAAGGCATAACAGGACTTCTAGAGAGTGAGAGCTGCTTTTACTAGCCCGTACTCTCTTAATATGCTGAAGTCCTTGCAAAGGGTACAGTGAAGACAGCTCCTTTATCAAACTAGATGtgtatttcttgtcaagtatgGGAGCAGCAAAAGCCTCGATCAGTTCAGGATCTTGTGACTGCTCCTCAGATAGAACTGGGTAAGCAACCCATAAATCAATGTCACGTTCAaattctctcttcttttttgaTTGTGGCTCCATTTTCTTGGGACTCCTGTCAAGAGATTTCCAATCAAACATTAGACCAATTAACATATTGGGGACCATGGTGAGCTAGCAAATCAACATGGCGTTACTACAATGATcatacaaacattttaaatgtatatgATATACATGTACAGTGATCCATTGCTTTTTATAGACAAActgttttgaaaacaaaacattttgtcTATAAAAAGCACATTTTGTCTATAAAATGCAATGGATCACTGTTTATCCTACACAGTAGTCCTACTGCTAACTGTCTTCACTTCAGTGTAATttaatggatttttttttaatttagctCTAAGTATGAAAGGTATCCTGACGACATCCAATAAAACATTGTCTAGACCAGGGGCGTAGACAGACATTgttaacattcggggcttagcacAAACCCAACATCGGACCTTGAGTATGCTTAATGTGACCTCAGCTAGGAACATAATAATAGAAtgccagcaacaacaaaaaaaaacattaatttgagctttatgtaatataaacattacactAGACTCATTGTTATTATGACTGTACGTACCAAATCCGATTATATCAAATCAAAAGGCAATTTCAAAAGTTTCTTTATTAGCTAGATGTTTATCTTTAGCTGCTACTGTTTTGGAAAAATCCCAAAACACCCAGATGTTTTTGTCTACGTTCTGCCATTTCTTCTTGTCTCTTCCCGCTGTCACTGACTGTCACTCAGCCCGGAATATGAGACCTCCTCAGACAGTTAGTTAGAGCTCGAGACGTTCCCTGACATGCTTGAAACACTAGTTATTTTGACAGACTATTACAGCATGTTACGAAAACAAACGcatctcacttttttttttgtcgagATATTAACATTACATTCGGGCTACACTCAAAGGTAAAAATGGCTGGCAATGACAATCCTGGTGTAGACTAAAGAAAACCCAATAGACCTGTTATTAACCAAATACACCTGTACTGTATGACATTCTTTCCTATTTTGTCTTTCGCTTTGAAAAGTGAACCCTGAAGCAAGTTGAATAAGCTAACAAACTCGTTTAACTGCTACAGTAGCTAACctactaactagctagctagccaaagAGTTGGCTTAAAACGATATGCATTAAAATATATCTAGCTTGCAAAATAAATTGCCAAGATAGTTACAACATATTAACCACTAACCATTTGCTCACCGATTTGAGTTTGGTTCCTTTACTGGCGACGAATAACGTGGTCCCGGTGTTATGTCCCTACTGGTTTCCAAACTAACTGGTTTCACAGCTGTGCGTTCAgctatcagtctgcctctatcaccagattcgtcacaaattcacaatactggcgattttcaagtcggaactcatatttgctgcggcgaatatgaaagtataGGCTACGTGCTCACTACATTACCATtcacgacaaaataaatggagacaaaataaaacatttgcaggctcgcatgaagtgggattcgatcgcactagagcaaaacACATATACTGCGAGCTACTCTAAATCAGTTACTTACTAGTAACTAccttggccttcaggtaacatctTGATTTGACTTCTTCTGAAACAACTGTTTACCATAGACGAGGCAATAGCCGTATTTACCACGAcatcacagctccttctgacTCCACATATTAAAAATGTATATTAAGAAGTTAACGTCGCTGCTAAcccagacaatacgatcaattttatattctgaacaaatgtagtgagcactacattacagccattcacgcCATAATAAATGGAAGCAAAGAAAATATAAGATTCGAGTGGGATTCGATCCCACAAGCAAAAACACATCCATCATTGTAGTCCATTGCTTTACACCGCAAGCTACTGAAGCACATGTACCCTTTAGAAATTCAGTCACGGATTTATTAACTACGTTGACCTTCAGGCGACAtgttttggttcttctgaaACAACTAGTTAccgtagacactacccgaatatAGGCTACTCATCACGTATTTGGGTTGTCTTGAGGCAATAGCCATATTTACCACGATATCACAGCCCCTTAATGACACcaccagtggcggctgctggtctttcaaagaggggaagctcattttcggcctacatcccCCCAAAAATTTTATTTggctagttcactggctagttcacccctacgacaatagcctagcctactgaatgaatgaatgaatgaacaaacgatctaacaaaacaatattaatcaaggaggaaatgtggaaattaggttaaactgaaacaaggaacgtggtgtataattgtatgaagaaaattggttagcaatttcgccaagcaaataccaagaaataggttgctgcaGTTTATCTTTgaactacagttgcaaaatccgcgatgggactgagcttgaatagcttctgtgactttttgtagtacaaaattactgtcaatcaaaagtagatgcagtctttcgacagaccctccaatcatcacgcggaagcccagcgtccaggccaacccactcctccattcaaccCCAGAGATGCTGAGCGTccgaggcgggacataatctcagcattcatccatTGACCATATAGTTtcaaagcactgaaaaaaa
Protein-coding regions in this window:
- the ormdl1 gene encoding LOW QUALITY PROTEIN: ORM1-like protein 1 (The sequence of the model RefSeq protein was modified relative to this genomic sequence to represent the inferred CDS: substituted 1 base at 1 genomic stop codon), with the translated sequence MNVGVAHSEVNPNTRVVNSRGIWLTYALGVGMLHIVLLSIPFFSVSVVXTLTNIIHNFGMYIFMHAVKGTPFETPDQGKARLLTHWEHLDYGMQFTSSRKFFTISPIILYFLASFYTKYDTTHFVINTASLLSVLIPKLPQLHGVRIFGINKY
- the adat3 gene encoding probable inactive tRNA-specific adenosine deaminase-like protein 3, with the translated sequence MEPQSKKKREFERDIDLWVAYPVLSEEQSQDPELIEAFAAPILDKKYTSSLIKELSSLYPLQGLQHIKRVRASKSSSHSLEVLLCLVGDVSDSRKKMDISALLPAERFRYDSLGDPFLVRVPVCAPLTRNQFEQVGKHWPTSFHEDKLITLALKGQLFTDAQKIRMHAHMVVAVAAAKIAQESGMEAVGAVLVDRETKNIIAVGHDCRRNNHPFHHAVMVCIDLVARKQGGGAYIYEKYPACKFTRSNSLHLYNEISPTSIIQQDMTSEEKGDQQYICTGYDLYVTREPCLMCAMALVHSRIGRVFYGTTSADGALGTKYKIHTQKGLNHCFEVFKGVMRQHCEDLCT